In Scylla paramamosain isolate STU-SP2022 chromosome 19, ASM3559412v1, whole genome shotgun sequence, a single genomic region encodes these proteins:
- the LOC135109909 gene encoding serine/threonine-protein phosphatase 6 regulatory ankyrin repeat subunit B-like, with product MAGSGGTVNIAMAVMQSGAASHIIHIPQPAPVPNDPPTCWEKLQCYMFGPKDNMDLIRAAREGKHEDCKKIMQKGISNINTQDKTTKQTALHTAAYHGKEKLVDLLLSYKAKHNIQDSQGNTPLHLAIKNGHCSCSKRILEYASQKINVANKAHNTPLHLAVKKGYKEIADELLKKSTANINAPDNIKRTALHIAAQQGKEEFVDLLLNHRAKCNIQDSQGNTPLHLAIKNDHCSCSKRILEWNNVNINIVNEEMETPLHIAVSKDYKNIVEKCLEKSTVDSGAQNKKNIETALYNDVSKDYKEIVEKLLEKSTANIDAQNKESKDTALHIAIRMKKDDLVDLLLRYNANCNAQNSKGSTPLHLAIKHIPQRVERILQCKNLQTDLVSEDYNTPLYLAVKKNNMVIVKKLLDMGTANIDAQDKKAKQTALHVAANCGKEEIVEVLLNHNANCNIQDSQGNTPLHLAIIKGHHSCSEKILGGNTANIHLVNENQDSPLHLAVKVGHVTIADKLLDMELDYNAVDSLGNTALHLLAEGGYLDCCKKLLQKDVVNLNAKNDTGDTPLHLATRAGKSNIVTLLQHYPGDCNSQNNSQDTPLHLAVNGGHFNCVTELLRFKNLRIDSTNKDDSTALHCAVKNGNSDIVALLLLHHANCNAKDRLGNTPLHCAVTKGNEACCIKLLECSNLEINEMNTSQEAALHVAARLGRHSMCDLILKHPDKIIDIKDKQEHTPLHLATKENNHEVIKLLLSKGADWRLRDKHSYVPLHYAAAKGYEESCEYLANAVKESGKSYAFKLKNRRTPLILAAMAGHHHCCEMLPLDNIDQQDSFGKTALIYAIEADYENTALFLLRNNAKTDVEILSKKNKANQTKKELKEKKSQIKEHTTILHLAAEKRANKCLECLLKDPNTKELLSRTDENGHTPLHEAINSEALDCAKILLFEGTSPMATTNAGMTPLHLAAKKGDPGLCSLLLSYKVDMNAENNDQETPLHMAAKHGCLDACRALMKKGIRKLAKDKSGRTPLHLAAENGHAQVVQFLIKKGGHPHERDDKDSTALHLAAAKGHLQVCQILVSNARRLVTTMNKEGKLSMDVAFENQKDDVFAFLISKLKPETENGGGPHSAPDNAKKKNMEKRTLFHKYMHQALRPQGQNKPREAAAEGILASEWWTAAFFIEDEEKGHNSDTEDEYSDTQERSPYCTNFHEMINNHPGLALKALDRYHASLSPKSDQNHNFRLFEDNLCSEAGVKHSGRSHAPMTGQRLLQDHPVSLMMKKPEWPNLLQHPFTDSWLMYFWRISVFYIFMLLLFIEVVYLTSLHFFMDNVDNWVQIKHKCNTTQEQFCHLSSSPGKGEDHADAMQGGLLLGKVNTQVDSNFKCSQRTSLVQWQWIFVVVMTIIIAFLECICVYRLRMKYLKWQRLVKISQLIFTFLSWLPIGTCGFQHNVSNGWQWHCGIIGLLLEWILVINMLNQLPVLFVFMPITKRFFFGYIKALLYITLLLFAFSYIFQLLLDDYDAFQSRPLAMIKMIVWLFGDLNYESTFIEKHPLHPDMTMLMFVSFIIIMGGFIANLAVTLPSERLDEFRRDATFFQKLTQSTLLLEIQACFPWFQQQEFKNKADKSKSWMKNLIDKMLQKIFSANIIEETKKDNPLEDLEQQVATLVDMCQEQGREMKELRQQLILLFKLMAEKD from the exons atggcagGAAGTGGAGGGACCGTGAACATCGCCATGGCTGTCATGCAGAGCGGCGCGGCTTCCC ATATAATCCACATACCGCAGCCTGCCCCTGTGCCCAATGATCCACCTACTTGCTGGGagaa GTTGCAATGCTACATGTTTGGTCCTAAAGATAACATGGACTTAATCCGAGCTGCTCGTGAGGGAAAACATGAAGACTGTAAGAAAATAATGCAGAAGGGCATATCAAATATTAATACACAGGACAAGACAACAAAGCAAACTGCACTGCACACTGCTGCCTATCATGGTAAAGAGAAATTAGTTGATCTATTACTGAGCTACAAAGCAAAGCACAATATACAGGACAGTCAGGGAAACACCCCACTGCACCTGGCAATAAAAAATGGTCACTGCAGCTGCTCAAAAAGAATTCTGGAATATGCCAGTCAAAAGATCAATGTAGCAAACAAGGCCCACAACACTCCACTCCACCTTGCAGTAAAAAAAGGTTATAAGGAGATTGCTGATGAGCTCCTCAAGAAGAGTACAGCAAATATTAATGCACCAGACAACATAAAGCGAACTGCACTGCACATTGCTGCCCAACAGGGTAAAGAGGAATTTGTTGACCTACTACTGAACCACCGTGCAAAGTGCAATATACAGGACAGTCAGGGAAACACCCCACTGCACCTGGCAATAAAAAATGATCATTGCAGCTGCTCAAAAAGAATTCTGGAATGGAACAATGTAAATATCAATATAGTAAATGAGGAAATGGAAACTCCACTTCACATTGCTGTATCAAAAGATTATAAGAACATTGTTGAAAAATGCCTGGAAAAGAGTACAGTAGACAGTGGTgcacagaacaagaaaaacatagaAACTGCACTGTACAATGATGTATCAAAAGATTATAAGGAGATTGTTGAAAAACTCCTGGAAAAGAGTACAGCAAACATTGATGCACAGAACAAGGAAAGCAAAGACACAGCACTGCACATTGCCATTAGAATGAAAAAGGATGACCTTGTTGACCTGCTGCTGAGATACAATGCAAACTGTAATGCACAGAACAGTAAGGGAAGCACCCCACTGCACCTGGCAATAAAACATATACCTCAGCGTGTTGAAAGAATTCTGCAATGTAAGAATCTACAGACTGATTTAGTGAGTGAAGACTATAACACTCCACTCTATCTTgcggtgaaaaaaaacaacatggttATTGTTAAGAAACTCCTAGATATGGGTACAGCAAACATTGATGCACAGGACAAGAAGGCAAAGCAAACTGCTCTGCATGTTGCTGCCAACTGTGGTAAAGAGGAGATTGTTGAAGTATTATTGAACCATAATGCAAATTGCAATATACAGGACAGTCAGGGAAACACCCCACTGCACCTGGCAATAATAAAAGGTCACCACAGCTGCTCTGAAAAAATTCTAGGAGGCAACACAGCAAACATCCATTTAGTAAACGAGAACCAGGACAGTCCACTCCACCTTGCAGTGAAGGTAGGTCATGTGACAATTGCTGATAAACTCCTGGATATGGAATTAGATTACAATGCAGTGGACAGTTTGGGAAACACTGCTCTGCACCTTCTGGCAGAGGGTGGATACCTTGACTGCTGTAAAAAACTTCTTCAAAAAGATGTGGTGAATCTAAACGCAAAAAACGATACTGGGGATACTCCGCTTCACCTTGCAACCCGGGCAGGCAAATCCAACATTGTTACACTACTCCAACATTACCCAGGTGACTGCAATTCACAAAACAACTCGCAGGATACCCCATTGCACCTCGCTGTGAATGGAGGCCATTTCAACTGTGTGACAGAACTATTAAGGTTCAAGAACCTGAGGATTGACTCAACGAACAAGGACGATTCCACTGCTCTCCACTGTGCAGTCAAGAATGGCAACTCAGATATTGTTGCATTGTTGCTGCTACATCATGCAAACTGCAATGCAAAGGACAGATTGGGCAACACTCCCCTGCACTGCGCTGTAACCAAGGGGAATGAAGCCTGCTGTATAAAGTTACTGGAGTGTAGCAACTTAGAGATTAATGAAATGAATACATCTCAGGAGGCTGCACTACATGTGGCAGCAAGGCTGGGCCGCCACAGCATGTGCGATCTGATTCTGAAGCACCCTGACAAGATAATTGACATTAAGGACAAGCAGGAGCACACTCCTCTACACTTggcaacaaaggaaaacaatcaTGAGGTAATAAAATTACTGCTGAGCAAAGGTGCTGACTGGAGGCTGAGAGACAAACACAGCTATGTGCCGCTCCATTATGCTGCTGCAAAAGGGTATGAAGAGTCATGTGAGTACTTGGCAAATGCTgtaaaagaaagtggaaaatcTTATGCTTTCAAACTGAAGAACAGAAGAACTCCCCTGATACTGGCAGCCATGGCAGGACACCACCACTGCTGTGAGATGCTGCCCCTTGACAATATTGATCAGCAGGATAGTTTTGGAAAAACTGCTCTCATATATGCTATAGAAGCAGACTATGAGAATACTGCTTTGTTCCTTCTAAGAAATAATGCTAAAACAGATGTAGAGATcctttctaaaaaaaataaagctaacCAGACTAAAAAGGagcttaaggaaaaaaaaagtcaaataaagGAGCACACAACAATCCTTCACCTGGCAGCAGAGAAGAGAGCAAACAAATGCCTAGAGTGCCTGCTAAAAGATCCAAACACCAAGGAGCTCCTCTCTAGAACAGATGAGAATGGTCACACTCCACTGCACGAGGCCATCAACAGTGAAGCTCTCGACTGTGCCAAGATCCTGCTTTTCGAAGGAACATCTCCCATGGCCACCACTAATGCGGGCATGACTCCGCTGCACCTGGCAGCAAAGAAGGGGGATCCGGGCCTCTGCTCTCTGCTGTTGTCTTATAAAGTTGACATGAATGCAGAGAACAATGATCAGGAAACTCCCCTACACATGGCAGCAAAGCATGGGTGCCTGGATGCTTGTAGGGCTCTGATGAAGAAAGGCATACGAAAATTAGCCAAAGATAAGTCTGGCCGTACACCGCTCCATCTTGCAGCAGAGAATGGACATGCACAGGTGGTTCAATTCTTAATAAAGAAAGGTGGTCATCCTCATGAAAGGGATGATAAGGACTCCACAGCCTTACACCTGGCTGCTGCCAAGGGTCACCTGCAAGTGTGCCAAATACTTGTGAGCAATGCCAGACGCCTGGTGACCACCatgaacaaggaaggaaagttgtCCATGGATGTGGCATTCGAAAATCAGAAAGATGATGTGTTTGCATTTCTTATCAGTAAGTTGAAGCCCGAAACAGAAAATGGTGGAGGTCCTCACTCTGCTCCAGACAAtgccaaaaagaaaaacatggaaaagagGACCCTTTTTCACAAGTACATGCACCAAGCACTGAGGCCTCAAGGCCAGAATAAACCAAGAGA GGCTGCTGCTGAGGGCATCCTTGCAAGCGAGTGGTGGACTGCTGCTTTCTTCatagaggatgaagagaaaggccATAACTCAGACACAGAGGATGAATACTCAGACACTCAGGAAAGGAGCCCATATTGTACCAACTTCcatgaaatgataaataatcACCCTGGTCTTGCCCTCAAGGCTCTGGACCGCTACCATGCAAGCCTATCACCAAAGTCTGACCAGAACCACAACTTCAGACTCTTTGAAGATAATCTGTGTTCAGAAGCAG GGGTGAAGCACTCTGGCCGGTCACACGCTCCCATGACTGGACAGAGGCTGCTGCAGGACCACCCAGTGAGCCTCATGATGAAGAAGCCTGAGTGGCCCAACCTGCTGCAGCACCCTTTCACCGACAGCTGGCTCATGTACTTCTGGAGGATATCTGTGTTCTACATCttcatgctcctcctcttcattgagGTGGTGTACCTCACATCACTCCACTTCTTCATGGACAATGTGGA TAACTGGGTGCAGATAAAACACAAGTGCAACACAACCCAGGAGCAGTTCTGTCACCTCTCGTCATCCCCTGGCAAGGGGGAGGATCATGCAGACGCAATGCAAGGTGGGCTGCTACTTGGGAAGGTGAACACTCAGGTGGACAGCAACTTCAAGTGTTCCCAGCGCACATCTCTGGTGCAGTGGCAGTGGATCTTTGTGGTGGTCATGACCATTATTATTGCCTTCCTGGAGTGCATCTGTGTTTACAGG CTTCGGATGAAGTACCTGAAATGGCAAAGGCTTGTGAAAATCAGCCAACTCATCTTCACATTCCTTTCTTGGTTGCCGATTGGAACGTGTGGATTTCAGCACAACGTATCAAAT gggtGGCAGTGGCACTGTGGCATCATCGGGCTGCTGCTGGAGTGGATCCTGGTCATCAACATGCTCAACCAGCTACCAGTGCTCTTTGTCTTCATGCCAATCACAAAACGATTTTTTTTCGGTTACATAAAGGCTCTCCTCTACATTACATTGCTTctgtttgcattttcttacaTCTTCCAGTTACTGTTGGATGACTATGATGCCTTTCAGTCCCGGCCTTTAGCCATGATAAAGATGATCGTGTGGCTGTTTGGTGACCTCAACTACGAGAGcacctttattgagaaacatcCACTCCACCCTGACATGACGATGCTGATGTTTGtgtccttcatcatcatcatgggcGGCTTCATTGCCAACCTGGCCGTGACACTGCCCTCGGAGAGACTGGACGAGTTCAGGAGGGATGCAACATTCTTCCAGAAGCTGACTCAGAGCACACTCCTCCTGGAAATACAGGCTTGCTTCCCATGGTTCCAGCAGCAAGAATTTAAAAACAAAGCTGATAAAAGTAAAAGCTGGATGAAAAATTTGATTGACAAAATGTTGCAGAAAATCTTCAGTGCAAATATCATAGAAGAAACTAAGAAGGACAACCCTCTAGAAGACCTGGAGCAGCAAGTGGCCACCCTTGTCGACATGTGCCAGGAGCAGGgcagggaaatgaaggaactCAGGCAGCaactcattcttctcttcaaaCTCATGGCTGAGAAGGACTGA
- the LOC135109499 gene encoding lachesin-like: MAPLRDTRHLHTLASIDRLARNILGSCVAVLAHPEPDPFPVPEEESYDDYEYVEEPVDYGQAPEFMYPEPQNIKGEEGGKVTIPCQLSSKESPYVLIVKKEKTETEEEKLLFVGEVKVLRSRRFKLNHGMVEVSGLRPSDTGNYVCRIQVEPPIEVVHYVDVQFAPKITHHSEQEQQVVKDESVKLECEASGNPTPTIRWSRKEGHLPSGAEEEEGLSMTLEGVDRHVEGTYTCTADNGIGDPASASMSITVSYKPEIVTEKTTVRTGEGDKVELVCIIHARPAPQVEWSKDGQPIEELGQVEEHDKGHRHSLQVNGVTENDFGKYECQATNDLGTASAAIHLTGYPKHPHVTSDPNGGEETSYTLTWETESYYPILEYRLRYRKAKANDSTDLPGDWEEATYEATELETEGLVHHMKHTLDGLQPATDYHAAIQVKNKFNWSANAEYAFSTKKVPPTTTTTPSATQPTTTSTLPPSTPAGDSEGGVEGTIPEMTGHQMTGGAPLYSLSTVVFLLPALLLLRT; the protein is encoded by the exons AGCAAGGAACATTTTAGGCtcgtgtgttgcagtgttggcGCACCCGGAGCCTGACCCCTTCCCTGTGCCGGAGGAGGAGAGCTATGATGACTACGAGTACGTGGAGGAGCCAGTGGATTACGGACAGGCGCCGGAGTTCATGTACCCTGAACCCCAGAACATCAAGGgcgaggagggaggcaaggtgACCATTCCTTGCCAGCTCAGCAGTAAGGAAT CCCCCTACGTGCTCAtcgtgaagaaagagaagacggagacggaggaggagaagctgctGTTCGTGGGCGAGGTGAAGGTTCTGCGCAGCCGCCGCTTCAAGCTCAACCACGGCATGGTGGAGGTCTCCGGCTTGCGGCCGTCAGACACTGGGAACTACGTGTGTCGCATCCAGGTGGAACCGCCCATCGAG GTGGTGCACTATGTGGATGTGCAGTTCGCCCCCAAGATCACCCACCACTctgagcaggagcagcaggtggtGAAGGATGAGAGTGTCAAGCTGGAGTGTGAGGCAAGCGGCAACCCGACCCCCACCATCCGTTGGTCCAGGAAGGAAGGTCACCTGCCATCCGGTgccgaagaggaagag GGGTTGAGCATGACCCTGGAGGGAGTGGACCGCCACGTGGAGGGAACCTACACCTGCACGGCTGACAATGGCATCGGAGACCCTGCCAGCGCCTCCATGTCCATCACTGTGAGCTACAAGCCAGAGATCGTCACAGAGAAG aCAACCGTGCGCACTGGTGAAGGGGACAAAGTGGAGCTGGTGTGCATCATCCACGCCCGGCCAGCGCCCCAGGTGGAGTGGAGCAAGGACGGCCAGCCCATCGAGGAGCTTGGCCAAGTGGAGGAGCATGACAAGGGTCACCGCCACTCCCTGCAGGTTAATGGTGTCACCGAGAATGACTTTGGGAAGTACGAGTGCCAGGCCACCAACGACCTGGGCACCGCCTCTGCTGCCATCCATCTCACAG GGTACCCCAAGCACCCCCATGTGACCAGCGACCCCAACGGTGGTGAGGAGACATCCTACACCCTTACATGGGAGACAGAGAGCTACTACCCCATCCTGGAGTACCGCCTCAGGTACCGCAAGGCCAAG GCCAACGACTCCACGGACCTGCCCGGAGACTGGGAGGAGGCAACCTACGAGGCGACGGAGCTGGAGACAGAGGGCCTGGTGCACCACATGAAGCACACACTGGACGGGCTGCAGCCAGCCACGGACTACCACGCTGCCATCCAGGTCAAGAACAAGTTCAACTGGAGCGCCAATGCTGAGTATGCCTTCTCCACCAagaaag ttccacccaccaccaccaccactccctctgccacccaacccaccaccacctccactctaCCCCCTTCCACCCCAGCTGGGGATTCAGAGGGTGGAGTGGAAGGCACCATCCCAG AGATGACGGGGCACCAGATGACGGGTGGCGCCCCGCTGTACAGTCTGAGTACCGTGGTCTTCCTGCTGCCCGCCTTGCTGCTCCTCAGGACTTAA